A genomic stretch from Candidatus Zixiibacteriota bacterium includes:
- a CDS encoding trypsin-like peptidase domain-containing protein — protein MVFALREVLVGGAALNDPRAQPRAVTPRGDLGADEKATIALFRQASPSVVHITSIAVQRDLFSLNLLQIPEGTGTGIIWDNTGNIVTNFHVIQNAAAAQVTLADQSTWKARLVGVAPDNDLAVLKIDAPASRLPAIPIGTSKDLQVGQKVFAIGNPFGLDQTLTTGVISALGREIESVTRRPIQGVIQTDAAINPGNSGGPLLDSAGRLIGVNTAIYSPSGASAGIGFAIPVDTVNRVVPELIRHGKVIRPGLGIQIAEEPIAQRLGVRGVLVVDVIPGGPAARAGMRPTRRDATGRVRLGDIIVGLDGKKIESPNDLFLALEKYKVGDTVSVSVIRDGKPLQLKVRLEAIS, from the coding sequence TTGGTTTTTGCGTTGAGGGAGGTGCTGGTCGGGGGCGCGGCGCTCAACGACCCTCGTGCCCAGCCCCGGGCGGTCACCCCGCGAGGCGACCTCGGCGCCGACGAGAAAGCAACCATTGCGCTGTTTCGTCAGGCATCTCCTTCGGTGGTTCACATCACCAGCATCGCCGTCCAGCGCGATCTTTTTTCCCTGAACCTGCTCCAGATCCCGGAGGGAACGGGCACCGGCATCATCTGGGACAACACCGGCAACATCGTCACCAACTTTCATGTCATCCAGAATGCCGCCGCAGCTCAGGTGACGCTCGCGGATCAATCCACCTGGAAAGCGAGGCTCGTGGGCGTCGCCCCCGACAACGACCTGGCGGTCCTCAAGATCGACGCGCCGGCCAGCCGCCTTCCCGCCATTCCGATCGGCACCTCCAAGGACCTTCAGGTCGGGCAGAAGGTTTTCGCGATCGGCAATCCCTTCGGCCTCGACCAGACGCTCACCACGGGCGTGATCAGCGCATTGGGGCGAGAGATCGAGTCGGTGACGCGACGGCCGATTCAAGGCGTCATCCAGACCGATGCCGCGATCAACCCGGGCAACTCCGGAGGGCCGCTGCTCGACAGCGCAGGACGACTGATCGGGGTCAATACGGCCATTTACAGCCCGTCCGGGGCTTCGGCAGGGATCGGCTTCGCTATTCCGGTTGACACGGTGAACCGGGTCGTGCCGGAGCTGATCCGGCACGGCAAGGTCATCCGCCCCGGACTGGGGATTCAGATCGCCGAGGAGCCGATCGCTCAGCGGCTCGGGGTCAGGGGAGTTCTGGTGGTCGATGTCATCCCGGGCGGTCCGGCGGCCAGGGCGGGAATGCGGCCGACGCGCAGGGACGCCACCGGCCGCGTGCGCCTAGGCGACATCATCGTCGGCCTCGACGGCAAGAAAATCGAGTCGCCCAACGATCTGTTCCTGGCTCTGGAAAAGTACAAGGTCGGCGATACCGTCTCGGTGAGCGTGATCCGCGACGGCAAGCCCCTGCAGTTGAAGGTCCGTCTGGAAGCGATCAGCTGA
- a CDS encoding Hsp20/alpha crystallin family protein, producing the protein MAEKTVATRGQPRTTTVREETRSQEQYVTPPVDIYETGDGLVVKADLPGVSKDDLEVRVENNILTIRGKPSHIAPGDPIYREYRLASFFRQFELSEKVDQTKIAADLKHGVLSLTLPKAEEAKPRRIEVKIA; encoded by the coding sequence ATGGCGGAGAAAACGGTAGCGACGCGCGGTCAGCCGAGAACGACGACCGTTCGCGAGGAGACGCGAAGTCAGGAGCAGTACGTGACTCCGCCGGTCGACATCTACGAAACCGGCGACGGGCTCGTGGTCAAGGCCGATCTTCCGGGCGTGTCCAAGGACGATCTCGAGGTGCGCGTGGAGAACAACATACTCACCATCCGCGGCAAGCCGTCGCACATTGCTCCGGGCGATCCGATCTATCGCGAGTACCGGCTGGCGAGCTTCTTCCGACAGTTCGAGCTGAGTGAAAAGGTGGACCAGACCAAGATCGCCGCGGACCTCAAGCACGGCGTCCTGAGCCTGACCCTTCCCAAGGCGGAAGAAGCGAAGCCGCGAAGGATCGAGGTAAAGATCGCGTAG
- a CDS encoding Hsp20/alpha crystallin family protein: MARWDPFEEIEALRREIDRAFEGFGLGQESWHPVAFLPGKAPRRYPLINLLEDKDNLYVEALTPGIDIGSLEVTVLQNRLTLSGEKSRIGEDVRPEAFHRSERAIGRFVRTIDLPVEVDEAGVEAEYKNGLLLVKLPKAEKSKPKQINVKVS; the protein is encoded by the coding sequence ATGGCTCGATGGGATCCTTTCGAGGAAATCGAGGCTTTACGGCGGGAAATCGACCGGGCTTTCGAGGGCTTCGGCCTGGGGCAGGAATCGTGGCATCCGGTCGCTTTTCTTCCGGGTAAGGCGCCGCGACGCTACCCGTTGATCAATCTGCTGGAGGACAAGGACAACCTCTACGTTGAGGCGCTCACCCCCGGCATCGACATCGGATCGCTCGAGGTAACGGTGCTGCAAAATCGCCTCACGTTGTCGGGCGAGAAATCCAGGATCGGCGAGGACGTGCGGCCGGAAGCGTTTCACAGAAGCGAGCGGGCGATCGGACGGTTCGTGCGGACCATCGACTTGCCCGTCGAGGTGGACGAGGCGGGGGTCGAAGCCGAATACAAGAACGGCCTCTTGCTGGTGAAGCTGCCGAAGGCGGAGAAATCGAAACCCAAGCAAATCAACGTCAAGGTCTCGTAA
- a CDS encoding Hsp20/alpha crystallin family protein, producing the protein MELVRWEPFERLNRLGDLLDEAFGLVTTGFAGDWNPPVDILESKDAYLIQADIPGMKLEDLNVEVHERSLMLSGERKRASAEGIEYHHLERPSGKFSRRFYLPENARTDAIQATYRDGVLEICVPKVEKARPRQIEVTVH; encoded by the coding sequence ATGGAGCTGGTCAGATGGGAACCGTTCGAGAGGTTGAACCGCCTCGGCGACCTGCTGGATGAGGCTTTCGGCCTGGTCACCACCGGCTTCGCCGGCGATTGGAATCCTCCGGTGGATATCCTGGAAAGCAAGGACGCCTACCTGATCCAGGCGGACATTCCTGGAATGAAGCTCGAGGATCTCAACGTCGAGGTTCACGAGCGCTCGCTGATGCTCAGCGGCGAACGCAAGCGAGCTTCGGCCGAAGGCATCGAATATCATCACCTCGAGCGGCCTTCCGGCAAGTTCTCGCGGCGATTTTATCTGCCGGAGAACGCCCGAACGGACGCCATCCAGGCCACGTACCGGGATGGAGTGCTCGAAATCTGCGTGCCCAAGGTCGAGAAAGCCAGGCCGCGCCAGATCGAGGTCACCGTTCACTGA
- the groL gene encoding chaperonin GroEL (60 kDa chaperone family; promotes refolding of misfolded polypeptides especially under stressful conditions; forms two stacked rings of heptamers to form a barrel-shaped 14mer; ends can be capped by GroES; misfolded proteins enter the barrel where they are refolded when GroES binds): MAAKEVRFAEEARSKVLRGVNILADAVTVTLGPKGRNVVLEKSWGAPTVTKDGVTVAKEIQLEDKFENMGAQMVKEVASKTSDVAGDGTTTATVLARAIFSEGLKLVAAGHDPMSIKRGIDKAVEKVVEELKSLSKPTRDREEIAQVGTISANNDKTIGDILAEAMDKVGKEGVITVEEAKGLETTLDLVEGMRFDRGYLSPYFVTDAERMECVYEDAYLLIHEKKISSMKDLLPVLEAVAKTGKPLLIIAEDVEGEALATLVVNKIRGTLKVVAVKAPGFGDRRKAMLEDIAILTDGKMIAEELGIKLENVTLKDLGRAKRVIVDKDNTTIVEGAGKKSAIEGRINQIRAQIEETTSDYDREKLQERLAKLAGGVAVVKVGAATEVEMKEKKARVEDALHATRAAVEEGIVPGGGVALVRASAALANLRVSEEERVGVRIVQRALEEPLRWIATNAGADGSVVLDKVKNGKGAFGFNAATEEFEDLVKAGIVDPTKVVRTALQNAASVAGLLITTEAMIAEKPEKKKEAAPHMPHGDEF, translated from the coding sequence ATGGCTGCAAAAGAGGTCCGTTTTGCCGAGGAAGCCCGAAGCAAGGTGCTGCGCGGCGTCAACATTCTGGCCGACGCGGTCACCGTAACTCTGGGGCCCAAGGGCCGGAACGTAGTCCTGGAAAAGTCATGGGGCGCACCGACCGTGACGAAGGACGGTGTGACCGTAGCTAAAGAGATCCAGCTGGAAGACAAGTTCGAAAACATGGGCGCGCAAATGGTCAAGGAGGTGGCGAGCAAGACGTCGGACGTCGCCGGCGACGGCACGACCACCGCGACCGTGCTGGCGCGCGCCATTTTCAGCGAGGGCCTCAAGCTGGTCGCTGCCGGACACGACCCGATGAGCATCAAGCGCGGGATCGACAAGGCAGTGGAGAAGGTCGTCGAGGAGCTCAAGTCGCTTTCCAAGCCCACGCGCGATCGGGAGGAAATCGCCCAGGTCGGCACCATCTCGGCGAACAACGACAAGACCATCGGAGACATCCTCGCCGAGGCGATGGATAAAGTCGGCAAGGAGGGCGTGATCACGGTCGAGGAGGCGAAGGGGCTGGAGACCACCCTCGATCTGGTCGAGGGAATGCGGTTCGACCGGGGTTACCTGTCGCCGTACTTCGTGACGGACGCCGAGCGAATGGAGTGCGTTTACGAGGACGCCTACCTTTTGATCCACGAAAAGAAAATTTCCAGCATGAAGGATCTGCTGCCCGTGCTCGAAGCGGTTGCCAAGACCGGCAAGCCGTTACTGATCATCGCCGAGGATGTCGAGGGCGAGGCGCTCGCAACCCTGGTGGTCAACAAGATCCGCGGCACGCTGAAAGTAGTGGCCGTCAAGGCGCCGGGCTTCGGCGATCGTCGCAAGGCGATGCTGGAGGACATCGCGATTCTGACCGACGGCAAGATGATCGCCGAGGAGCTGGGCATCAAGCTGGAGAACGTGACCTTGAAGGATCTTGGCCGCGCCAAGCGGGTGATTGTCGACAAGGACAACACCACGATCGTCGAGGGGGCGGGGAAGAAATCCGCCATCGAGGGACGGATCAACCAGATCCGCGCGCAGATCGAGGAAACCACCTCGGATTATGACCGCGAGAAGCTCCAGGAGCGCCTGGCGAAGCTTGCCGGCGGGGTGGCCGTGGTGAAGGTCGGCGCGGCGACCGAGGTCGAGATGAAGGAAAAGAAGGCCCGCGTCGAGGACGCGCTCCATGCAACCCGCGCGGCGGTCGAAGAAGGCATCGTGCCGGGCGGCGGCGTCGCTCTGGTGCGCGCCTCGGCGGCCCTGGCGAATCTCCGGGTCTCCGAAGAGGAGCGTGTCGGCGTGCGCATCGTTCAGAGGGCGTTGGAGGAACCGCTGCGTTGGATCGCCACCAACGCCGGCGCCGACGGCTCGGTCGTTCTCGACAAGGTGAAGAACGGTAAGGGAGCGTTCGGTTTCAACGCCGCGACCGAGGAGTTCGAGGACCTCGTCAAAGCGGGGATAGTCGATCCGACCAAGGTCGTCCGCACCGCGCTGCAGAACGCCGCGTCGGTGGCGGGCCTGTTGATCACGACCGAGGCGATGATCGCGGAGAAGCCCGAGAAGAAGAAGGAAGCGGCGCCGCACATGCCGCACGGCGACGAGTTCTGA
- the groES gene encoding co-chaperone GroES: protein MATKIRPLHDRVIVKRIEEEEKTKGGIIIPDTAKEKPQEGRVVAVGPGRHEDGKVIPLSVKAGDKILFGKYSGTEIKLDGEEHLIMREDDILGVIE, encoded by the coding sequence ATGGCAACGAAAATCCGCCCCCTGCATGACAGGGTGATCGTCAAACGCATCGAGGAGGAGGAGAAAACGAAAGGCGGGATCATCATACCGGATACCGCCAAGGAAAAGCCCCAAGAAGGGCGAGTCGTGGCCGTGGGGCCGGGGAGGCACGAGGACGGCAAGGTCATCCCCTTGAGCGTCAAGGCGGGAGACAAGATTCTTTTCGGAAAGTACTCCGGAACGGAAATCAAGCTGGACGGCGAGGAGCATCTCATCATGCGGGAAGATGACATCCTCGGCGTCATCGAGTAG
- a CDS encoding cytochrome c: MTWRKSCAGIVLGLGLVPSLAIPQSMTEGRKLYAAYCTGCHGENGKGDGVAARALPVKPADHTDGKTMGVLSDAYLRSIIEKGGAGVGRSSFMPSWGGQLRPDEIGALIAYIRSLARPTQGSGGKQ, translated from the coding sequence GTGACGTGGAGAAAGAGTTGCGCAGGAATCGTTCTCGGGCTGGGGCTCGTCCCATCCCTTGCCATACCGCAGAGCATGACCGAAGGGCGGAAGCTCTACGCCGCCTACTGTACCGGGTGTCACGGGGAGAACGGTAAGGGGGACGGCGTGGCCGCGCGGGCGCTGCCTGTAAAGCCCGCCGACCACACGGACGGCAAGACGATGGGGGTGTTATCGGACGCCTACCTGCGCAGCATCATCGAGAAAGGGGGAGCGGGTGTGGGGAGGTCCTCGTTTATGCCATCCTGGGGCGGCCAGCTCAGGCCAGACGAGATCGGCGCCCTGATTGCCTATATCCGCAGCCTCGCCCGGCCAACGCAAGGGTCGGGTGGGAAGCAGTAA
- a CDS encoding glutathione S-transferase family protein, with product MLKIWGRTDSSNVQKVLWCCGELGLEFERIDLGGKFGGNRERSYLEMNPNGLVPTIRDGNFVLWESNSILRYLVEKYGRGRLLPGGLEGRANANRWMDWQLSTFNPAMVPLFVALIRTPEEKRDAKGITTALERTAAAWKIVDDQLAASPYLAGDEFSIGDIPLGVWAYRWFNLPVERPEFSRVQDWYRRLCERPPYRTHIMIPVT from the coding sequence ATGCTCAAGATCTGGGGCAGAACCGATTCGTCCAACGTCCAGAAGGTACTCTGGTGCTGCGGTGAGCTCGGCCTCGAGTTCGAGCGGATCGATCTCGGCGGAAAATTCGGGGGAAACCGGGAGCGAAGCTACCTCGAGATGAACCCGAACGGGTTGGTACCGACCATCCGCGACGGGAATTTCGTCCTCTGGGAATCGAACAGTATCCTTCGCTACCTGGTCGAAAAGTACGGCCGGGGAAGGTTGCTCCCGGGAGGTCTCGAAGGTAGAGCCAACGCCAACCGGTGGATGGACTGGCAGCTCTCCACGTTCAATCCAGCGATGGTTCCCCTGTTCGTGGCCCTCATCCGCACGCCGGAAGAAAAACGCGACGCCAAAGGAATCACCACCGCCCTGGAAAGGACCGCCGCCGCCTGGAAGATCGTCGACGACCAGCTCGCGGCGAGCCCCTACCTGGCAGGCGACGAGTTCTCGATCGGGGATATTCCGCTCGGCGTCTGGGCGTACCGCTGGTTCAACCTGCCTGTCGAGCGTCCGGAATTCAGCCGCGTGCAAGACTGGTATCGCAGACTCTGCGAGCGTCCGCCCTATCGGACCCACATCATGATTCCGGTGACCTGA
- a CDS encoding ABC transporter substrate-binding protein, producing MAKRSRLSLALVFCFFAWIPRADARTPTEQVRETIEQVVVAANGSAGENPVARLELMRRVLMPRFDFFEMSRQSLGKHWNAVGERQQEFVTSFAEFLGNAYLGRIVSYKDEEIRFLGERVERDRAEVATRVVPRRGEPLTVNYRLHRVDDQWKIYDVVVEEISLIGNYRAQFSRILANGTFDDLMRRLREKGPTSRP from the coding sequence ATGGCAAAACGGTCAAGGCTGTCCCTGGCACTGGTTTTTTGTTTTTTTGCATGGATCCCCCGGGCCGACGCCCGAACGCCGACGGAGCAAGTCCGCGAAACCATCGAACAGGTCGTCGTGGCGGCAAACGGTTCCGCCGGAGAAAACCCGGTTGCGCGGCTCGAGCTGATGCGGCGGGTGCTGATGCCGCGGTTCGACTTTTTCGAGATGTCGCGCCAGAGCCTGGGAAAACATTGGAACGCGGTGGGCGAGCGGCAGCAGGAGTTCGTCACGAGCTTCGCCGAGTTTCTCGGCAACGCCTATCTCGGCCGGATCGTCTCGTACAAGGACGAAGAAATCAGGTTCCTCGGCGAGCGGGTCGAGCGCGACAGAGCCGAGGTCGCCACCAGGGTGGTGCCGCGCCGGGGAGAGCCGCTGACGGTCAATTACCGCCTGCATCGGGTGGATGATCAGTGGAAGATCTACGACGTTGTCGTGGAGGAAATCAGCCTGATCGGGAACTATCGGGCCCAGTTCAGCCGGATTCTGGCGAACGGAACGTTCGACGACTTGATGCGAAGGTTGCGGGAGAAGGGCCCGACGTCCCGGCCGTAG
- a CDS encoding NADH-quinone oxidoreductase subunit N encodes MDLNNFQSLAFFWPEILLTGAVLLIVVIDLVAAEKRFLASVALLGCAGALIAAIDLYGAPQGWLFHRMIVLDRFSLFFKVVSLVAASATIWMSMGSDEIRRVPQGEYYTLLLTCTLGMFFMASASNLLTAYLSLELVSLASYVLTGFLPHNRRSSEAALKYLIYGGVASGVMIYGMSWIFGIAGSLDYAAIQQALASKADLNRTALYIAFVFILAGFGYKIVFVPFHMWSPDVYQGAPTPFTAFLSVASNAAGIAILIRFFFPVLSRPIASGEWAFISGVEWPHVLLFASMVTMTLGNLCALNQSNLKRMLAYSGIAHAGYMLMGLAILNNEGLRAILFYIAVYLIMNLGAFLVVAMMANATGSEEIGSYRGLAWRGAVVPAACLTVFLFSLTGLPPFAGFIGKFFLFAAVLREGGAFVILAVVGILNSVVSLYYYAKIVKVMFLEEPDPSDPAIAVAANGLSLLIPLAVLTVVLGVYFSPLAQYAGGSLNFFVR; translated from the coding sequence ATGGACCTCAACAATTTTCAAAGTCTCGCCTTCTTCTGGCCGGAGATCCTTCTCACGGGAGCGGTATTGCTGATCGTCGTGATCGATCTGGTCGCCGCCGAGAAGCGGTTTCTCGCGAGCGTCGCGCTTCTCGGCTGCGCGGGCGCGTTGATCGCCGCCATCGACCTCTATGGGGCGCCCCAGGGCTGGCTGTTCCACCGGATGATCGTTCTCGACCGGTTCAGCCTGTTCTTCAAGGTCGTGTCGCTGGTCGCCGCGAGCGCCACCATCTGGATGTCGATGGGAAGCGACGAGATCCGCCGGGTACCGCAGGGCGAGTACTACACGTTGCTGCTGACCTGCACGCTGGGGATGTTCTTCATGGCCTCCGCGAGTAACCTCCTCACGGCGTATCTCTCTCTGGAGCTGGTGAGCCTGGCTTCGTACGTTCTCACCGGCTTCCTCCCCCACAACCGACGCTCCAGCGAAGCCGCGCTCAAGTACTTGATCTACGGCGGCGTCGCCTCGGGAGTCATGATCTACGGAATGAGCTGGATCTTCGGCATTGCGGGAAGCCTGGATTACGCGGCGATCCAGCAGGCGCTCGCGAGCAAGGCGGATCTCAACCGCACCGCCCTCTACATCGCCTTCGTCTTCATCCTGGCTGGCTTCGGCTACAAGATCGTTTTCGTGCCGTTCCACATGTGGTCTCCCGACGTCTATCAGGGGGCGCCTACGCCGTTCACGGCCTTTCTCTCGGTGGCCTCCAACGCTGCCGGGATCGCGATCCTGATCCGTTTCTTTTTTCCCGTGCTGTCGCGGCCGATCGCGTCCGGCGAGTGGGCGTTCATCTCGGGCGTCGAATGGCCTCACGTCCTGCTGTTCGCCAGCATGGTCACGATGACGCTCGGCAATCTCTGCGCGCTCAACCAGAGCAACCTCAAGCGCATGCTCGCCTACTCGGGGATTGCGCACGCGGGCTACATGCTGATGGGGCTCGCGATTCTGAACAACGAGGGGCTGCGCGCGATTCTCTTTTACATCGCCGTTTATCTGATCATGAATCTCGGGGCCTTTCTCGTGGTTGCCATGATGGCGAACGCGACCGGCAGCGAGGAGATCGGGAGCTACCGGGGGCTCGCGTGGCGCGGCGCGGTGGTGCCCGCCGCCTGCCTGACCGTGTTTCTCTTCTCGCTCACCGGGCTCCCGCCTTTCGCCGGCTTCATCGGCAAGTTCTTTCTCTTTGCGGCCGTTTTGCGCGAAGGCGGCGCGTTCGTGATCCTGGCCGTAGTGGGAATCCTCAACAGCGTCGTTTCGCTCTACTACTACGCGAAGATCGTCAAGGTGATGTTTCTCGAGGAGCCCGACCCCTCCGATCCCGCGATTGCGGTCGCTGCGAACGGGTTGAGCCTGCTCATTCCACTCGCGGTTCTGACCGTCGTTCTCGGTGTCTACTTCTCGCCTCTGGCTCAATACGCCGGCGGGTCGCTCAATTTCTTCGTGCGATAG
- a CDS encoding NADH-quinone oxidoreductase subunit M has product MEHVLTYMTFIPVAGMIVVLLLPAASHNLIRWVSAAFTVPPLLMACWLFVNFDPANPGFQFVEKAPWIPAYNIQYFVGVDGLSISMVLLTALLCFLCIFASWGIDRGVKGYFALFLLLDAGMMGVFVALDFFLFFIFWEVMLLPMYFLIGIWGGPRREYAAIKFFLYTLLGSGLMLLAILALYFTSEPHTFDMTVLMAQANRYGTQVLPLWPFNELRWGFQHVVWMALFVGFAIKIPAFPFHTWLPDAHVEAPTAISVILAGILLKMGTYGILRTNYPMLPAATADLAFWCLGALGAWNIIYGALCAMAQKDLKKLVAYSSVSHMGYVMLGMATFTTQGINGAVLQMFNHGTITGMLFLLVGVIYDRAHHREIEGFGGLAAVMPVYTGVTALAFFASMGLPGLSGFISEVLVLLGAWQKYPVLAIIAASGVILTAGYLLWTIQRVWLGPTNEKYRALPEINGREMFTLVPLGAIVVLVGVYPSVVLDLLRASLDQINQIVIPHL; this is encoded by the coding sequence ATGGAGCACGTGCTGACCTACATGACCTTTATTCCGGTGGCGGGCATGATCGTCGTGCTGCTGCTGCCGGCGGCGAGCCATAACCTCATTCGCTGGGTCTCCGCGGCCTTCACCGTTCCGCCCCTCCTGATGGCCTGCTGGCTGTTCGTGAACTTCGATCCCGCTAATCCGGGTTTTCAGTTCGTCGAGAAAGCACCGTGGATCCCCGCGTACAACATCCAGTACTTCGTCGGCGTGGACGGCCTGAGCATCTCGATGGTGCTGCTGACCGCGCTGCTCTGCTTTCTCTGCATTTTCGCCTCCTGGGGGATCGACAGGGGCGTCAAGGGCTATTTCGCGCTGTTCCTGCTGCTCGACGCGGGGATGATGGGCGTCTTCGTCGCCCTGGATTTCTTCCTGTTTTTCATCTTCTGGGAGGTCATGCTGCTGCCGATGTACTTCCTGATCGGCATCTGGGGCGGGCCCCGCCGCGAGTACGCCGCCATCAAGTTCTTTCTTTACACGCTCCTCGGCAGCGGCTTGATGCTGCTCGCCATCCTGGCGCTCTACTTCACGAGCGAGCCGCACACCTTCGACATGACGGTGCTGATGGCCCAGGCGAACCGCTACGGCACCCAGGTCCTGCCGCTCTGGCCGTTCAACGAGCTGCGCTGGGGATTCCAGCACGTGGTCTGGATGGCATTGTTCGTCGGCTTTGCGATCAAGATCCCGGCGTTTCCTTTCCATACCTGGCTGCCGGACGCCCACGTCGAGGCGCCCACGGCGATTTCCGTGATCCTCGCCGGGATCCTGCTCAAGATGGGTACGTACGGGATTCTGCGCACAAACTATCCGATGCTGCCAGCGGCGACCGCCGATCTCGCTTTCTGGTGCCTGGGGGCGCTCGGGGCCTGGAACATCATCTACGGCGCGCTCTGCGCGATGGCGCAGAAGGATCTCAAGAAGCTCGTCGCCTATTCCAGCGTGAGCCACATGGGCTACGTGATGCTGGGCATGGCCACCTTTACGACGCAGGGGATCAATGGCGCGGTGCTGCAGATGTTCAACCACGGAACGATCACCGGCATGCTGTTCCTCCTGGTCGGGGTGATCTACGACCGGGCGCACCACCGTGAGATCGAAGGATTCGGCGGGCTGGCCGCCGTCATGCCGGTCTACACCGGGGTGACCGCGCTCGCCTTCTTCGCCTCGATGGGGCTGCCGGGCCTTTCCGGGTTCATCTCGGAGGTGCTGGTGCTTCTCGGCGCCTGGCAGAAGTATCCCGTGCTTGCGATCATCGCCGCCAGCGGCGTCATCCTGACGGCGGGATACCTCCTCTGGACGATCCAGCGTGTGTGGCTGGGGCCGACCAACGAAAAATACCGTGCGCTTCCGGAAATCAACGGCCGGGAGATGTTCACCCTGGTGCCGCTGGGGGCGATCGTGGTCCTGGTCGGCGTTTACCCGAGCGTCGTTCTGGACCTGTTGCGGGCGTCGCTCGATCAGATCAACCAGATCGTCATTCCGCATCTCTGA